One part of the Paraglaciecola sp. L3A3 genome encodes these proteins:
- a CDS encoding PLP-dependent aminotransferase family protein: MKKYHYEIITERLERKIIEKIWIAGEKLPSIQKLSEQYQISKNTVIHALHDLEASGRIEARPKTGYFVTNLFEPKKPTKLSPPTLAPMAVSLPNLFNDIMQRGAAFDILPNSLNTSPSNHIVTLNRHLNKAQRSHIQRKVMHYDSPLGSKDLRFQIKEHYRSVGLNLAAEDYCITAGCQNALFLALMASCQPGDNVAVESPAFYGVLQLLEQLQLNVIEITSSSAEGFNTQKLEKALEKWQISACVVTPSFATPSGANMTEESKRQLVELANHYDMTIIEDDIYGDLYFAERPVPLKAFDSEERVILCSSFSKSLSRDLRLGWVAGGRWHKKISRLKLVTQLACNQSIQQGLHTFMAEGFYRRHLYFYRQVLKRQREQLIMCIQKHWPESIRFNIPQGGLAIWVQIDQQMDIAQFYQIALNQGIVLTPGALFSASGYYKNYLRLSFAHPTIDNREAAIRKLGRMLWT; this comes from the coding sequence TTGAAAAAATATCATTACGAAATCATCACTGAGCGTTTAGAAAGAAAAATTATCGAAAAAATATGGATTGCTGGCGAAAAATTGCCATCGATTCAAAAGCTATCAGAGCAGTATCAAATATCGAAGAATACAGTGATCCATGCATTACATGATCTTGAAGCTTCAGGGCGAATCGAAGCTCGGCCTAAAACGGGTTATTTTGTGACAAATCTGTTTGAGCCCAAAAAACCAACAAAGTTAAGTCCGCCAACACTGGCACCTATGGCGGTTAGTTTACCTAATCTATTTAACGATATTATGCAGCGCGGCGCCGCTTTTGACATATTGCCTAACAGCCTAAATACATCGCCCTCTAACCATATAGTGACACTCAATAGGCACCTGAATAAAGCGCAGCGCAGTCATATACAAAGAAAAGTGATGCATTATGACTCCCCTTTAGGCTCAAAAGATTTACGCTTTCAAATCAAAGAACATTATCGCTCGGTTGGTTTAAATTTAGCTGCAGAGGATTATTGTATTACTGCTGGTTGTCAAAATGCTTTATTTTTAGCTTTGATGGCAAGTTGTCAGCCGGGTGATAACGTAGCCGTCGAAAGTCCAGCATTTTATGGGGTTCTACAACTTTTAGAACAACTACAGCTTAACGTGATAGAAATTACCTCATCAAGCGCAGAAGGCTTTAACACACAAAAATTGGAAAAAGCCCTAGAAAAATGGCAAATAAGCGCCTGTGTTGTCACTCCAAGTTTTGCTACTCCCAGTGGGGCAAATATGACAGAAGAAAGCAAAAGACAGCTAGTTGAGCTAGCTAATCATTATGATATGACAATAATTGAAGATGATATTTATGGTGATCTTTATTTTGCTGAACGCCCCGTTCCTCTGAAAGCTTTTGATAGCGAAGAAAGAGTCATATTGTGTAGTTCTTTTTCAAAATCACTTTCTCGAGATCTTAGGCTAGGCTGGGTTGCAGGAGGCCGTTGGCATAAAAAAATCAGTCGTTTAAAATTAGTCACACAATTAGCCTGTAATCAGTCTATTCAACAAGGTTTACATACTTTTATGGCTGAAGGATTTTATCGTCGCCATCTGTATTTTTATCGCCAAGTACTTAAACGACAGCGAGAGCAATTAATTATGTGCATACAAAAACATTGGCCTGAATCCATACGTTTTAATATTCCTCAAGGTGGTCTAGCTATTTGGGTACAGATAGATCAACAAATGGATATCGCACAGTTTTATCAAATTGCTTTGAACCAGGGAATTGTATTAACCCCTGGAGCACTTTTTTCAGCTTCAGGTTATTACAAAAATTACCTCAGATTGAGTTTTGCCCACCCGACAATTGATAACAGAGAAGCCGCCATCCGCAAATTAGGTCGGATGTTATGGACCTAA
- a CDS encoding Fic family protein produces MNPVGYTFLNQHYNLLLPKLGLEVYQDMHSDVEKTVTYGASNRLVLPKSRKNLSTPYENMVAAIKYQGIRLHFFAAIFKVVDEKELTAFIADKPMAQLNRVIWYLYEWLTNKRLDLPALTSGNYVQLFDDRFYFTLTEGVRDKRTRVVNNAIGTKDFCPTVRKTPEIVKLAETDVYQTAYEEVQRLGKTISADVIGRSINYLYTKETRSSTEIENEKPDKKRMQRFLNAIKNAGLFELSKDKLIDIQNQIVAEKVRASDYRTIEIYVGTTIQKYGIVDEDVHYVGAKAEQLESMMSGLLRTHDNLMLDGKIPSLIHAAVISFAEVYIHPFDDGNGRIHRYLIHDVMKQREPAHKFIIPISAAILKNTERYDEVLESISKPIMAMLDWELDAENGNSIIINNDIDYMYRFPDYTEHVKFVYEMMNSAISNDLIEEICLLLVFDIIKKSMDQIEDIPNMKLDTLVSIIVSGGGTVSKRKRAMFLQYLDEEQLIDIEQKSIKIISETQEKFGINIQNLVIKTKTD; encoded by the coding sequence ATGAATCCAGTCGGCTATACATTTCTCAATCAACACTACAACTTACTTCTACCTAAGTTAGGTTTAGAAGTATATCAAGATATGCACTCTGATGTAGAGAAGACCGTTACATATGGTGCCTCTAATCGACTCGTCTTACCTAAATCCCGAAAAAATTTATCAACGCCATACGAAAATATGGTGGCTGCAATAAAGTATCAAGGTATTCGCTTACATTTTTTTGCAGCAATATTTAAAGTTGTAGACGAAAAAGAACTCACCGCATTTATCGCTGACAAGCCCATGGCGCAGTTAAACCGTGTTATTTGGTATTTGTATGAATGGCTCACAAATAAACGCCTAGACTTGCCAGCGCTTACATCTGGTAATTATGTTCAACTGTTCGATGATAGATTCTATTTTACACTTACCGAAGGCGTCCGAGACAAACGAACTAGAGTTGTAAATAACGCTATCGGAACAAAAGATTTTTGCCCAACCGTTCGTAAAACACCAGAAATCGTTAAGCTTGCCGAAACGGACGTATATCAAACAGCCTATGAAGAAGTACAAAGGTTAGGTAAGACTATTTCGGCAGATGTTATCGGCCGTTCTATAAACTATTTATATACAAAAGAAACCCGTTCTTCTACGGAAATTGAAAATGAAAAGCCTGACAAAAAAAGAATGCAACGGTTCCTCAATGCCATTAAAAATGCAGGGTTATTTGAGTTATCAAAAGATAAACTGATTGATATACAAAACCAAATTGTTGCTGAAAAGGTGCGTGCCTCAGACTACAGAACAATAGAGATTTATGTTGGTACTACCATTCAAAAATACGGAATTGTAGATGAAGACGTTCATTATGTAGGCGCTAAAGCTGAACAGCTAGAAAGCATGATGAGCGGCTTGCTCAGAACACACGACAATCTTATGCTTGATGGTAAAATTCCTTCGTTAATTCATGCCGCAGTTATATCTTTTGCAGAAGTTTACATACACCCATTCGATGATGGTAATGGCAGAATACATCGTTATCTCATCCATGATGTTATGAAGCAGAGAGAGCCTGCTCATAAATTCATTATTCCTATTTCAGCCGCAATTTTAAAGAATACAGAAAGGTACGACGAGGTTCTTGAATCGATTTCAAAACCAATAATGGCGATGCTGGACTGGGAATTAGACGCAGAAAATGGCAATAGCATTATCATTAATAATGATATCGACTACATGTATCGTTTTCCTGATTACACAGAACATGTGAAATTTGTCTACGAGATGATGAACTCCGCAATCTCAAACGATCTCATTGAAGAAATATGCTTGTTATTAGTTTTCGACATCATCAAAAAATCAATGGATCAAATTGAAGATATTCCCAACATGAAATTAGACACACTAGTGTCAATAATTGTTAGTGGTGGCGGAACCGTCTCAAAAAGAAAAAGAGCGATGTTTCTTCAGTATTTAGATGAAGAACAACTCATCGATATCGAACAAAAATCTATTAAAATCATTTCTGAAACCCAAGAGAAATTTGGAATTAACATTCAAAACTTAGTAATTAAGACCAAGACAGATTAG
- a CDS encoding MltR family transcriptional regulator yields the protein MLVEYAEDLASFVQELQAETDRGLPLVGAALIDEKLHKTLEFFFIEGKSTNRLLNDPNAPLGTFSAKIEACYSLGLIDKFEYQEIGLIRKIRNEFAHARHGLSFENDKIKGMCSSLQSPLPDETPKENLTTRFRLVNAIVCIVLRLFYRPEWVQKEKREAKSWVPDSRWYNTNDKAPPKGAGFMGLVAEKADE from the coding sequence ATGTTAGTCGAATATGCCGAAGATCTAGCTAGCTTTGTTCAAGAGCTACAAGCTGAAACTGATAGAGGGTTACCTTTAGTTGGTGCCGCTCTAATCGATGAAAAACTTCATAAAACTTTAGAGTTTTTCTTTATTGAAGGTAAATCTACTAACAGATTGTTAAATGACCCAAATGCACCATTAGGTACGTTTTCTGCAAAAATAGAGGCTTGCTATTCGTTAGGATTAATAGATAAATTTGAGTACCAAGAAATTGGATTAATCCGAAAAATAAGAAATGAATTTGCCCATGCTAGGCATGGTTTGTCATTTGAAAATGACAAAATCAAGGGCATGTGTTCTAGCCTTCAATCACCACTGCCTGACGAGACACCTAAAGAAAATTTAACGACTCGATTTCGATTGGTAAATGCAATTGTTTGCATAGTTCTTCGATTATTTTACCGACCTGAATGGGTTCAAAAAGAAAAAAGAGAAGCTAAAAGCTGGGTTCCTGATTCTCGTTGGTATAACACCAATGATAAAGCCCCACCTAAAGGTGCGGGCTTTATGGGATTGGTAGCTGAGAAAGCTGATGAATAG
- a CDS encoding tyrosine-type recombinase/integrase, with the protein MYPIAIYQPKEPWNKNKLVGQKLPLKLQQIWAIRIRLELFNKIRDLALFNLAIDSKLRGCDLVALKVNDIAHGKSIQSRAILVQKKTGTPVQFEITENTRLSLYALIEQSKLSSSDYLFKSRIQSSDHISTRQYGRIVDNWVSTIGLDHTQYGTHTMRRTKPSLIYKKTKNLRACQLLLGHRKLESTVRYLGIEVDDALEVSESIDS; encoded by the coding sequence ATGTACCCCATAGCAATATATCAACCCAAGGAACCTTGGAATAAAAACAAACTGGTAGGGCAAAAGTTACCTCTAAAACTTCAACAAATTTGGGCAATCCGAATAAGGTTGGAACTTTTCAATAAGATCAGAGATTTGGCACTTTTCAATTTAGCCATTGATAGTAAACTTCGTGGCTGCGATTTAGTCGCTTTAAAAGTTAATGATATCGCACACGGTAAGAGTATTCAGTCACGAGCTATTCTTGTTCAAAAAAAGACTGGCACACCCGTTCAATTTGAAATAACAGAAAATACACGATTGTCTCTTTACGCTCTTATCGAACAATCCAAACTATCTTCATCTGACTATTTGTTCAAATCAAGAATACAATCATCTGACCATATATCAACTCGACAATATGGGCGAATTGTAGACAATTGGGTTTCGACCATTGGACTAGATCATACTCAGTACGGTACTCACACTATGCGAAGAACAAAACCTTCTTTGATCTACAAAAAGACAAAGAATCTGAGAGCGTGTCAGTTGTTACTAGGTCACCGTAAGCTTGAAAGTACGGTCAGATATCTGGGTATCGAGGTTGATGACGCTCTAGAGGTTTCTGAGAGCATAGATTCTTAG
- a CDS encoding endonuclease, with protein sequence MFKILCLAFIALTFSAHADFPTSFSNAKIKAEKEVYFDQNKTFYCGCDFVFDDSLDVDGDGDIKETFVSPTSCGYIPRIPISGSGKPNVRATRIEWEHVMPAQIIGGHLTEWQNPEQYPACQKSNGKYLSGRDCAYKVNKQFKKAHNDMNNLVPAVGELNGDRSNFQYATIAGELRAYGACDFEVDFKTDTAEPADAIKGNVARIYLYMMHTHDIKLSNDVVTLMLLWDRLDPVDEYECIRDERIRKSQHIGNVFVQAMCD encoded by the coding sequence ATGTTCAAAATCCTTTGTTTAGCCTTTATTGCACTCACCTTTTCTGCTCATGCTGATTTTCCCACCTCTTTTAGCAATGCGAAAATTAAAGCCGAAAAAGAAGTCTACTTTGACCAGAATAAGACATTCTATTGTGGATGTGATTTTGTATTTGATGACTCATTGGATGTTGATGGAGATGGTGATATAAAAGAAACGTTTGTATCGCCCACGTCATGTGGCTATATCCCTCGCATTCCCATTTCTGGCTCAGGTAAGCCTAATGTCAGAGCAACACGAATCGAATGGGAGCATGTTATGCCTGCTCAGATAATTGGAGGGCATCTAACTGAGTGGCAAAACCCTGAACAGTATCCAGCATGTCAAAAATCAAATGGTAAATATTTATCTGGCCGAGACTGTGCTTATAAGGTCAATAAACAATTCAAGAAAGCACATAATGATATGAATAATCTCGTTCCTGCTGTAGGTGAGTTAAATGGCGACCGTTCTAACTTTCAATACGCCACCATAGCAGGAGAACTCAGAGCATATGGAGCATGTGACTTTGAGGTGGATTTTAAGACGGATACCGCAGAGCCTGCCGATGCCATCAAAGGTAATGTTGCAAGGATATATCTATACATGATGCACACCCATGATATTAAATTGAGCAATGATGTTGTCACGTTAATGTTGCTCTGGGATAGGCTAGATCCAGTAGATGAATATGAGTGTATTCGAGACGAACGCATTAGGAAATCACAACACATTGGAAACGTATTTGTACAAGCAATGTGTGACTAA
- a CDS encoding LexA family transcriptional regulator, which produces MLKFIPIKASAGIIGFESPAAEYTQLNLDLDQLLIDHPSATYIGIAEGKSMMGDGIFSGDLLIVDRAQNIKDQDVVVANLNGVFVCKKIDKVQRCLLSSGQNLEPYFLREGDEFQIEGVVTRSIRLHRPFTKHL; this is translated from the coding sequence ATGTTAAAGTTTATCCCAATTAAAGCCTCCGCAGGAATCATCGGTTTTGAATCTCCTGCGGCAGAATACACTCAGCTTAATCTCGATTTAGACCAATTACTCATCGACCACCCATCCGCGACTTACATTGGTATTGCAGAAGGTAAGTCTATGATGGGGGACGGTATATTCTCTGGGGATTTACTGATTGTTGACCGTGCGCAAAATATTAAAGACCAAGACGTTGTGGTAGCAAACCTCAACGGGGTTTTTGTGTGCAAAAAAATCGACAAGGTACAGCGCTGCTTATTGTCTTCAGGTCAGAACTTAGAGCCTTACTTCTTAAGAGAGGGGGATGAGTTTCAGATTGAAGGTGTGGTTACACGCTCAATCAGATTGCATCGACCTTTTACAAAGCACCTCTAA
- a CDS encoding Y-family DNA polymerase: MYALCDVNSMYASCEKVFEPSIRNKPVVVLTNNDGCICAACGIAKRMGIGKKFVPYFQVKKELEAAGAVIRSSNYELYADLSQRMMDTCARFAPNINVYSIDECFLYYGKPSSAPLEGWEALGMQIRKAVWREVRLPICVGIGPTPTLAKVANHAAKKVEGFKGVAVLDTKEIRKKVLSKMAVTDVWGIGNRLGRRLNMLGVSNAWELANRNPTQIRKEFSILVENTVRELNGEVRHSWDTVRAAKKEIYSTRSFGERITNFEGLSSALASHAEIVAIKLRKQKSLTSSMTLFATSSPHDTEGYFRKSYFHHFAVPTNDTMNIVKVIEHAMSRLYKPNIRYYRCGVGLMGLHNEELFQYDLFTPSNDNPKLMACMDTINARYGRSTVHIAAKGFEQKFAMRRAFLSPQYTTKWSDIPKIIC, translated from the coding sequence ATGTACGCATTGTGTGACGTGAACAGTATGTATGCCAGTTGCGAGAAGGTATTCGAACCATCAATCCGCAACAAACCTGTCGTGGTGTTAACGAACAACGATGGCTGTATTTGCGCCGCCTGTGGCATTGCCAAGCGAATGGGCATTGGAAAGAAGTTTGTACCTTACTTTCAAGTTAAAAAAGAGCTGGAAGCGGCTGGTGCTGTTATACGTTCGAGCAACTATGAGTTATATGCGGACTTGAGCCAACGTATGATGGATACCTGTGCACGTTTTGCCCCGAATATTAACGTTTACTCAATCGATGAGTGCTTTTTGTATTACGGCAAACCATCCTCAGCACCTCTAGAAGGCTGGGAAGCGTTGGGGATGCAAATAAGAAAGGCTGTTTGGCGAGAAGTGCGATTACCCATCTGTGTAGGCATAGGCCCAACCCCCACCCTAGCCAAAGTAGCCAATCACGCAGCAAAGAAGGTCGAGGGTTTTAAAGGCGTAGCCGTTCTTGATACCAAAGAAATACGAAAAAAAGTGCTATCAAAGATGGCCGTGACTGACGTATGGGGTATTGGTAATCGCCTCGGTAGACGTTTGAATATGTTGGGCGTTAGTAACGCCTGGGAATTGGCTAACAGAAACCCCACTCAAATTAGAAAAGAGTTCTCAATTTTAGTCGAAAATACCGTTCGAGAGCTTAACGGAGAAGTGCGACACAGTTGGGACACAGTGCGTGCCGCTAAAAAAGAAATTTATAGTACTCGTAGTTTTGGGGAGCGAATTACCAATTTCGAAGGACTAAGTAGCGCCTTAGCTAGTCATGCCGAAATAGTGGCTATAAAGTTGCGGAAGCAAAAGAGCCTAACGAGCAGCATGACCCTATTTGCAACCAGTTCACCTCATGATACTGAAGGCTATTTCAGGAAGTCGTACTTTCATCATTTTGCTGTACCCACTAATGACACGATGAATATTGTTAAGGTTATTGAGCATGCGATGTCACGTCTATATAAGCCTAATATTCGGTATTATAGGTGCGGGGTGGGTTTGATGGGGTTACACAATGAAGAGCTATTTCAGTACGATTTGTTCACGCCTTCGAATGACAACCCTAAACTCATGGCTTGCATGGATACAATCAATGCTCGATATGGCCGCTCAACAGTGCATATCGCCGCAAAAGGATTTGAGCAAAAATTTGCGATGCGCCGAGCGTTCTTATCACCGCAATACACAACAAAGTGGAGCGATATACCAAAGATAATCTGTTAG
- a CDS encoding tyrosine-type recombinase/integrase, protein MYALTIYVPKEPWNKNKLIGQKLPLKLQQIWSIRIRLELSNKTRDLALFNLAIDSKLRGCDLVALLVRDVCRGNIIQSRAIVVQKKTQQPVQFEITENTRKSISELIATQNLSPNDYLFKSRAKPSDHISTRQYGRIVGNWVDSIGLDKTQYGTHSMRRTKPSLIYKKTKNLRACQLLLGHRKLESTVRYLGIEVDDALEVSESIDA, encoded by the coding sequence ATGTATGCCTTAACCATTTATGTTCCCAAAGAACCTTGGAACAAAAATAAACTTATTGGACAGAAGCTACCGCTCAAACTTCAACAAATTTGGTCTATTCGAATACGGTTAGAACTATCCAACAAGACAAGAGACCTAGCACTTTTTAATCTGGCAATAGACAGCAAGTTGCGTGGTTGCGATCTCGTCGCATTGCTGGTCAGAGATGTTTGTCGTGGCAATATTATCCAATCTCGAGCAATTGTTGTTCAGAAGAAAACACAGCAACCCGTTCAGTTTGAGATAACTGAAAATACCAGAAAATCTATTTCAGAATTGATTGCCACACAAAACCTAAGTCCAAACGATTACTTGTTCAAATCGAGAGCCAAGCCCTCAGACCATATTTCTACGAGGCAATATGGCAGAATTGTTGGTAATTGGGTTGATTCAATTGGTTTGGACAAAACTCAATATGGCACGCATTCGATGCGACGAACAAAGCCATCACTCATTTATAAGAAGACGAAGAACTTAAGAGCTTGTCAGTTATTGCTTGGGCATCGAAAACTTGAAAGTACCGTTAGATATTTGGGTATAGAAGTTGATGATGCACTTGAAGTGTCTGAAAGTATTGATGCGTAG